In Caproiciproducens sp. NJN-50, the following are encoded in one genomic region:
- a CDS encoding C39 family peptidase — MQKYWHRRAISLALLSIFFFLLLFASGCRQNALTEEAVTAGAPWKGDKILPVGNIQQLPEQPSGCEITSTAMVLNYFGCGISKTELAGYFPVGGMPRRSGGKMVGPDPWKVFAGSPTASGYGCFAPVVTLAVNRYASSAGWWLKAINLSGTKASGLIPFIDAGIPVIVWATISMKEPYAGDGWFLEDTGEYFRWPAQEHCLVLIGYSGSDVVLSDPLDPQGTVRCDFKLFERRYRQLSCQAVAVE, encoded by the coding sequence TTGCAAAAGTACTGGCATCGGCGGGCGATTTCCTTAGCCCTGCTGTCCATTTTTTTCTTTCTCCTGCTTTTCGCCTCTGGATGCCGGCAAAACGCGCTGACGGAAGAGGCGGTAACGGCCGGCGCGCCATGGAAAGGGGATAAAATTCTGCCGGTCGGAAACATTCAGCAGCTGCCGGAGCAGCCGTCCGGCTGTGAAATCACGTCGACGGCGATGGTCCTGAATTATTTCGGCTGCGGAATCAGCAAGACGGAACTGGCGGGCTATTTTCCGGTCGGCGGGATGCCCCGCCGATCGGGCGGAAAAATGGTCGGGCCGGACCCGTGGAAGGTCTTCGCCGGAAGTCCCACCGCCAGCGGCTACGGCTGCTTTGCGCCCGTTGTGACGCTGGCGGTGAACCGATACGCTTCCTCCGCGGGCTGGTGGCTGAAAGCGATCAATCTGAGCGGAACCAAAGCATCCGGCCTGATTCCTTTCATCGACGCGGGAATTCCGGTGATCGTCTGGGCCACCATCTCCATGAAAGAGCCTTATGCGGGCGACGGATGGTTTTTAGAGGACACCGGCGAATATTTTCGGTGGCCCGCGCAGGAACACTGCCTCGTTCTGATCGGATATTCCGGAAGCGACGTGGTGCTGAGCGACCCGCTTGATCCGCAGGGCACGGTCCGCTGCGACTTCAAGCTGTTCGAAAGGCGGTACCGCCAGCTTTCCTGTCAGGCGGTCGCTGTGGAGTGA
- a CDS encoding aminopeptidase P family protein produces the protein MQKVTERISALRAEMERNGLSAYLIPSSDPHMGEYVPDFWQARSYFSGFTGSAGTLAVLRDRCGLWTDGRYFIQAEHQLAGSGIELFRMGVRGVPACSEFLAESLRKGDTAGFDGRMLSAADVESMKEKFEEKGIGVRSADLITPLWKNRPLPPATAVYLHGDEYAGLSCAQKLGQVRAGLKKDGADCQIYSRLECVAWLCNIRASDIEYTPVAVSYAAVFMDRAVLFLDAPRLRPGVREYLEKNGVTLREYGEIEPFLKNLTGEKTVLVDPEGTNYELYRILKENPSCKVKKGADLVIGLKAVKNRTEIENFRKAHVRDGCAMAEFCADLEKRLKQGETVTECTVCDLLREARARQESNRGESFATIAAYRENAAMMHYSPKPDTCKTLEQSGLLLIDSGGQYPEGTTDITRTFALGPVTQEEKKHYTWVLKAHIALATAVFLEGTTGGNLDMVCRGQIQKHGIDYRCGTGHGVGMFGGVHEGPQSIRTKNDVILRSGMNVTNEPGIYEEGKHGIRTENLMLVTDAMENEYGRFLRFEILTCFPIDKEPILPELLTKEEIAWLNEYHSRVYRTLSPLLSGETLEWLRKKTLPLITK, from the coding sequence ATGCAGAAAGTAACAGAAAGGATTTCAGCGCTGCGGGCGGAAATGGAGCGGAACGGCCTCTCGGCTTATCTCATTCCCTCCTCCGACCCGCATATGGGAGAATACGTTCCGGATTTCTGGCAGGCACGAAGCTATTTCTCCGGATTCACGGGGTCCGCGGGGACGCTGGCGGTCCTGCGGGACCGATGCGGCCTTTGGACGGACGGCCGGTATTTCATCCAGGCGGAGCATCAGCTCGCGGGAAGCGGGATCGAACTGTTCCGCATGGGGGTCCGCGGCGTGCCCGCCTGCTCCGAATTTCTGGCGGAATCCCTCCGGAAAGGCGACACGGCCGGCTTTGACGGCCGCATGCTCTCGGCCGCGGACGTGGAATCCATGAAAGAGAAATTTGAAGAGAAGGGGATCGGCGTCCGCTCCGCCGACCTGATCACTCCGCTGTGGAAAAACCGCCCTCTCCCCCCGGCGACGGCGGTCTATCTCCACGGGGACGAATACGCCGGCCTCTCCTGCGCGCAGAAGCTGGGACAGGTCCGTGCGGGACTGAAAAAGGACGGGGCGGACTGCCAGATCTATTCCCGGCTCGAATGCGTCGCCTGGCTGTGCAACATCCGCGCGTCCGACATCGAATACACCCCAGTGGCGGTTTCCTACGCCGCGGTTTTCATGGACCGCGCCGTCCTGTTTCTCGACGCCCCGCGCCTCCGGCCCGGCGTGCGGGAGTATCTGGAAAAGAACGGCGTGACCCTCCGGGAATATGGGGAAATCGAACCCTTTCTGAAAAATCTGACCGGAGAAAAGACCGTCCTGGTCGACCCGGAAGGCACGAATTATGAACTTTACCGCATTTTAAAAGAAAACCCATCCTGCAAGGTGAAAAAAGGCGCCGATCTTGTCATCGGCCTGAAAGCGGTAAAAAACAGGACGGAAATTGAGAACTTCCGGAAAGCCCACGTCCGCGACGGGTGCGCGATGGCCGAGTTCTGCGCCGACCTGGAAAAGAGGCTGAAACAGGGAGAGACGGTGACGGAATGCACGGTCTGCGATCTGCTGCGGGAAGCGAGGGCCCGTCAGGAAAGCAACCGGGGGGAGAGCTTCGCGACCATCGCGGCCTACCGTGAAAACGCGGCGATGATGCACTACTCCCCGAAACCGGACACCTGCAAAACGCTGGAACAAAGCGGCCTGCTTCTGATCGACAGCGGCGGACAGTACCCGGAAGGAACCACCGACATCACGCGCACGTTTGCGCTGGGGCCGGTCACACAGGAAGAAAAAAAGCACTACACCTGGGTTTTGAAGGCCCATATCGCGCTGGCCACGGCCGTCTTTCTTGAGGGAACGACCGGAGGAAACCTCGACATGGTCTGCCGGGGGCAGATTCAGAAGCACGGCATCGATTACCGCTGCGGGACCGGCCATGGCGTGGGGATGTTCGGAGGCGTGCATGAGGGCCCGCAGAGCATCCGCACGAAAAACGATGTGATTCTGCGCAGCGGCATGAACGTCACCAACGAACCCGGCATTTACGAAGAGGGAAAGCATGGGATCCGCACCGAAAACCTGATGCTGGTCACCGACGCGATGGAGAACGAATACGGGCGTTTTCTCCGGTTTGAGATTCTGACCTGCTTCCCGATCGACAAGGAGCCCATTCTGCCCGAACTGCTGACAAAGGAAGAAATCGCCTGGCTGAACGAGTATCACAGCCGCGTATACCGGACGCTGTCTCCCCTGCTGTCCGGCGAAACGCTGGAATGGCTGAGAAAAAAGACTCTTCCGCTCATCACAAAGTAA
- a CDS encoding metal-dependent transcriptional regulator: MRIQESGENYLETILILKHRNGYVRSIDVANELGFSKASVSRAMSILKEAGLLVMEQNGNLVLTDSGLQRADAVYERHTLIAEFLEQTLGVDHETAVGDSCRMEHIISEKSFQRMKEYVGSHCEDS, translated from the coding sequence TTGAGAATACAGGAATCCGGAGAAAATTATCTTGAGACCATTCTGATTTTGAAACACCGGAACGGATATGTCCGCTCAATCGACGTCGCGAACGAGCTGGGATTTTCCAAGGCGAGCGTCAGCCGCGCCATGAGCATCCTGAAGGAAGCCGGCCTTCTTGTCATGGAACAGAACGGAAACCTTGTTCTGACCGATTCGGGCCTGCAGCGGGCCGACGCCGTTTATGAACGCCACACCCTGATCGCGGAGTTTCTGGAGCAGACGCTGGGTGTCGACCACGAAACGGCGGTGGGAGACTCCTGCAGGATGGAACATATTATCAGTGAAAAAAGTTTTCAGCGGATGAAGGAGTATGTCGGAAGCCATTGCGAAGACTCGTGA